The Candidatus Sulfotelmatobacter sp. genome includes the window TGCGCTGCGGACTCGCCCAGGTCGCGAGCAGCAGCACCAGCAGCGAGCCGCCGGCGGTGAGCAGCGGGAGGCGCGGCGCGATCGCCGGGCGCAGGCTCCGGATCGGCACCGTGGCCAGGCGGCGCACGGTCTCCGCTCGCAGCGCGGAGGCCAGCTCGGCCGAGGTGCCGGCCGGAGGATGTCGCTCGAGGTCGAGCGCATTCCGGAGCCACGAGCGGACCTCGGGGAAGCGCGACTCCACGCGCTCGAGGAAGCCGTCGAGGCTCTCGGACGAGCGCGCGGTGGCGAGCGCTGCCCAGGCCAGGGAGGCCAGCGCCACCAGCGCGAAAACGCCGAGGCGCATCGCCGCCGAGACCGGCGACAAGGGGAGCAGCAGGCCCGCGAGCACCAGCAGGACCACGGCCACCGCGATGGCCGCGGCGCCGCGCAGCGCGAATCGCAGCGCCCGGCGGCGTGCGTGATCGGCGTGAGGGCGGGAGAGACCCGAGTGGAGCGAGTTCAGGGGCGCGCGTGTGCTCATGTCGTGTACGAGGCGGCCCGCTGCCGGAACCGAGTCAGTGCGTCATCGCGTACTGGACGATGTTGATGCCCGTGCGGATCGACGCTTCGTGCTTCTCCGGCGGATCGTGATGGACTTCCTCGTCCTCCAGGCCATCTCCAATGTCGGTGTCGAACGTATAGAATACGACCAGCCTTCCGTTCGCGACAATCCCGAAGCCTCGCGCCGGGCCGCCGTCGTGCTCGTGTATCTTGGGCAATCCGCCGGGAAAGTCGTAAAGCCCGTGAAAAATGGGATGGTCGAAGGGGAGTTCGACGATCGGATTGTCCGGAAACACACGTTTCATCTCGCGCCGGAACGACGGGTCGATCCCGAAGTCGTCGTCCACCCACAGGAAGCCCCCCGACAGCAGCCACTTCCTCACGTTTTCGACCTCGTCGGGCGTGAACTTCATGTTGCCGTGCCCGCAGGCGAACACGAACGGGTACTGGAAGAGGTTCGCGGAACCCGGCTCGACCACCGCCTCTCGATCGCCCGCCACCGGGATGGTGGTGCGTTCCTTGAGGGCGCGCATCAGGTTTGGGAGCGAAGTGCGGTCCTCGTACCAGTCGCCACCCCCGCCGTACTTGAGGCGGGCGACGCCGAAGGCGTTGGCGCCGGCGGGAGTGGCGTCGGCTCGGGCCGCGGCAGGCCCGAGGGGGTCGAGGAGCGGGCCCGGGGTGGGGGCGAACAGGGAAACGAACAACGCGAGGAGCACCGCCCGGCCGCCGGGGTGGCGCGCTCCACCCGGGTGCGACGTTCGCGGCCGATCGCGAACCAGGTCCGCGTTCATGACGACTCTATTCCTCTCGCGCGGCCACCGCACGATGCGCGGGCCCACCCTGACGTCGAAGCGAGCGCGCGGCTACTGGGCCCCCGGACTCACGAATACGGCCCCGCGGGAGAACATATCGTAGATGCCGCTCCCGAATATGAAGAAATAGTCCCGCGAATCCTGGATCCTGAGCAAGTCGGACGTCTGCAGAATCGTCGGCCCCGTGGTCATCCCGATCAGCTGCCCCTGCGCGTTGACCGCGGCAATTCTGACGTAGTAGACCTGGCCGAGATGCGGAGTCCGGTAGGTGTAAATGGTCGCGCTGGGATCGCCGAACTTGTAGGTCATGAAGCTGGCCGCCGAGGCCGGGAGCGAACCGAAGAACACGTCACGCGACTTGATCGGCGAGAGGATCTGCGGCTGACCGGTGTAAATGCGCTCGTTCAGGTCCACGAGATTGGTCAGATACTGGAAGACGCTGATCCAGTAGGTCGAAGCTCCCGGAATCGTCAGCCACTGCATGGTGAAAGTGGACTCCGGAGGCGCCGGAGGCCCGGAAATCGGGGTGACGGTCCCGTTACGGTTCGCCGTGTAGACGATCTCGGCGATGGAATTGGTGAGCGGCTGGCTGGGATTGGAGAGCGGCGAGCTGCTGCCCGCGATCCCGCCGATCAGTCCGCGCGCGAAGTAGCTGGCGCCGCTCAAGCGCCCGGCGTCGGGGTCGGTGAAGAAGTAGGTCTCGGCGAGCTTGTCGAGGAAGCGCTTCTGGACCGGCACCGGAAAATCCAGGAACTGGTAGACCCCGCCGCTCGAGGTGGTGCGGAACATCTGCATGCCTTCCGCGGAAGTCTGATTGATGATCGTGCCGCGAATCGTCGAAGGCGTGTACTGCTGGACGTACCGGATCTGGGGCGCGCCGGTATCGGGGTCGAGCACGATCGAGTCGGCGTTGGTGGAGTCGGGAACGAAGTCGGGAACACCGATGCGGCCGCGATCCTTGACGGTGATGACGGCATTGGGCAGGTCGAAGTTGGTGATCAGCTGGAGGCGGGGCGAACGGGTTCCCTCCGGCATGGTGTAGCTCGGATCCACCGCAGTCTTCTTGGAACAGCTCGCCAGCACGGCGGCCACCGCCAATGCGGCCGCGAGCGTGGTGATGCGCGGCATGACGTTCCTTTCCCCGGTCATTCCGCCTGAATGCCCTTGCGACGATCCAGCGCGATCCAGCTGTCGAGCGCGAGGGCGCTGGCCACGTACACCGACGAGTAGGTGCCGAACACCGTGCCGACCAGCATGGCGAACGAGAAGTCCCGCAGCACCTCGCCGCCGAAGATGAACAGGGCAAGCGCGCTGAGGAACACGGTGAACGCGGTGATGATGGTCCGCGACAGCGTCTCGTTGACCGCGATGTCCATGACGCGCGAGTGCTTCTCCTTGCGGAGAGCCTTCGAGCGCTCCCGGATACGGTCGAAGACCACGATGGTGT containing:
- a CDS encoding DUF4159 domain-containing protein, which produces MNADLVRDRPRTSHPGGARHPGGRAVLLALFVSLFAPTPGPLLDPLGPAAARADATPAGANAFGVARLKYGGGGDWYEDRTSLPNLMRALKERTTIPVAGDREAVVEPGSANLFQYPFVFACGHGNMKFTPDEVENVRKWLLSGGFLWVDDDFGIDPSFRREMKRVFPDNPIVELPFDHPIFHGLYDFPGGLPKIHEHDGGPARGFGIVANGRLVVFYTFDTDIGDGLEDEEVHHDPPEKHEASIRTGINIVQYAMTH